Proteins from a single region of Pangasianodon hypophthalmus isolate fPanHyp1 chromosome 7, fPanHyp1.pri, whole genome shotgun sequence:
- the rnf4 gene encoding RING finger protein 4 → MSSTTQRKRRTTSTSCSRRNSKRSRTQMSQASVETIDVIESDRLSSEEVVDLTCEGSEPAVVDLTNNDSVVLVDDGTQSRRMQGTESYVLSSDDEEEPSPSLSPALLSSLHASARARSTPGAVSCPVCMDAYAEIIESGRLMVSTKCGHLFCSQCIRDSLARAHNCPTCRKKLTYKQYHPIYI, encoded by the exons ATGAGCAGCACG ACTCAGAGGAAAAGGCGGACGACTTCCACTTCATGTTCGAGGCGCAACAGCAAAAGAAGCAGGACACAAATGTCTCAGGCCTCAGTGGAAACCATTGACGTTATAGAAAGCGACAGATTAAGCA GTGAAGAGGTAGTAGACTTAACCTGTGAAGGATCAGAGCCAGCTGTGGTCGATCTTACAAACAATGATTCAGTTGTG CTTGTGGATGATG GTACACAGAGCAGACGTATGCAAGGCACAGAGAGTTATGTGCTGAGCAGCGATGACGAGGAAGAGCCGAGTCCAAGTCTCAGTCCAGCTCTCCTGTCATCACTACATGCGAGTGCAAGAGCCAG GTCTACACCTGGAGCGGTTagctgccctgtgtgcatggatgCTTATGCAGAG ATCATTGAGAGTGGACGGCTGATGGTCTCCACCAAATGTGGCCACCTGTTCTGCAGCCAGTGCATCCGCGACTCCCTCGCCCGGGCTCACAACTGCCCCACATGCAGGAAGAAACTCACCTATAAGCAGTATCACCCTATCTATATCTGA
- the selenot2 gene encoding selenoprotein T2, translated as MAEYSHTGILTALLLFTAVTVRDIYLGRTATEQLEQQAAKSSMASSGFPEPESSSTQRQSKTKFYTGPVLKFQYCISUGYSKVFQEYSRSISQLYPDIRIEGGNYPPKLINKYIANFISYFKLLAIALIVTGQNPFQMLGTNTPRVWSWGQENKIFSCLMVFFLSNMLETQFLSTGAFEITLNDVPIWSKLQSGYVPNIQELFHILDNHLKMNQVDNLKFASP; from the exons ATGGCCGAATATAGCCACACGGGTATATTAACGGCTCTGTTGCTGTTTACTGCCGTGACGGTGAGAGATATTTACTTGGGCCGGACTGCGACAGAGCAGCTGGAGCAGCAGGCCGCGAAGAGCAGCATGGCCTCCAGCGGCTTCCCGGAGCCGGAGAGCAGCAGCACGCAGAGGCAGAGCAAGACCAAATTCTACACAGGACCAGTGCTGAAGTTCCAGTACTG tATTTCCTGAGGGTACAGTAAGGTGTTCCAGGAGTACTCCAGGTCTATCAGCCAGCTGTACCCGGACATCCGAATCGAGGGGGGAAATTACCCTCCCAAACTCATCAACAA ATATATTGCAAATTTCATCTCCTACTTTAAACTGCTCGCCATTGCTCTGATTGTCACTGGACAAAATCCTTTCCAAATGCTTGGAACGAACACACCAAGAGTTTGGTCATGGGGTCAAGAAAATAAG ataTTCTCATGTCTCATGGTGTTCTTCCTCAGTAACATGTTGGAGACCCAGTTCCTGTCTACAGGAGCATTTGAGATAACGTTaaatg ATGTTCCCATTTGGTCAAAGCTGCAGTCAGGGTATGTACCGAACATCCAGGAGCTCTTCCACATTCTGGACAACCACCTCAAGATGAATCAGGTCGACAACCTCAAATTCGCCTCGCCTTAG
- the rab33a gene encoding ras-related protein Rab-33A, with translation MANQAHGRGEGAGLASNSLDLSTSLERSVQTRIFKIIVIGDSNVGKTCLTFRFTGGSFPAKTEATIGVDFREKAVEIEGERIKVQVWDTAGQERFRKSMVEHYYRNVHAVVFVYDVTKMASFENLKTWIQECNGHRVSASVPRVLVGNKCDLVDQIQVPSNMALKFADAHNMLLFETSAKDPKESQNVDSIFMCLACRLKAQKSLIYRNVEREDGRVRLNQEPNPKSSCPC, from the exons ATGGCGAACCAAGCGCACGGGCGCGGAGAAGGAGCCGGGCTCGCGTCCAACTCCTTGGACCTGAGCACGTCTCTCGAGCGCAGCGTGCAAACGCGAATCTTCAAAATCATCGTGATCGGCGACTCGAACGTGGGCAAGACGTGCTTAACGTTCCGCTTCACCGGCGGCTCTTTTCCGGCCAAGACGGAGGCCACGATCGGAGTGGATTTCAGGGAGAAGGCGGTCGAAATCGAGGGTGAGAGGATAAAG GTGCAGGTATGGGATACGGCCGGCCAGGAACGCTTCCGCAAAAGCATGGTGGAGCACTACTATCGAAATGTCCATGCTGTTGTCTTTGTCTATGATGTCACCAAAATGGCCTCATTTGAGAACCTGAAGACATGGATCCAGGAGTGCAACGGGCACCGTGTGTCGGCCTCAGTGCCCCGCGTCCTGGTCGGTAACAAGTGTGACCTGGTGGACCAAATCCAGGTCCCGTCCAACATGGCGCTCAAGTTCGCTGATGCACACAACATGCTGCTGTTTGAGACATCTGCCAAAGACCCCAAGGAGAGCCAGAATGTGGACTCCATTTTCATGTGCCTGGCATGTCGTTTGAAGGCCCAAAAATCTCTTATCTATAGGAATGTGGAGAGGGAGGATGGGAGGGTGAGGCTCAACCAAGAACCTAATCCCAAATCTAGCTGTCCATGCTGA